A genomic region of Elaeis guineensis isolate ETL-2024a chromosome 9, EG11, whole genome shotgun sequence contains the following coding sequences:
- the LOC105051779 gene encoding LOW QUALITY PROTEIN: uncharacterized protein (The sequence of the model RefSeq protein was modified relative to this genomic sequence to represent the inferred CDS: inserted 1 base in 1 codon; deleted 2 bases in 1 codon) → MERYARVFFLPLFLFLCCFSSFFVYGLAANSFQLIQNQREIMTNLSMNLPTSQTIGVWNTTTDTCRWVGVTCSPPPSSVVTALSLSGFGLSTANSSLVARFFDLLCRLHDLKSLDLSQNSLTTIIPSSSFSNCRGLSGLESLNLSNNGMTGPLPSFSGFGALQSLDLSYNSLYGALDSGLEKLPRLKLLNLSFNFFNATIPARVGGATAPSLEVLVLSANRFHGEIPERIFDYENLTLLDLSQNMLTGSLPDGIDRLSKLEVLLLSSNNLTGIIPTSLATIKTLSRFTANENHFSGSIPRGITTHASILDLSYNSLTGEIPSDLLSPRNLEFVDLSSNHLQGPIPGNLSQSRVYRLRLGNNNLKGSIPSTIGKLSNLTYLELNGNALGGEIPSGLGNCTKLMLLDLSSNQLQGNLTKELGYLEQLVVLKLQNNNLTGEIPDELLKFRNLSTLDLSQNLLTGEIPPAISNLNKLSVLSLQSNRFCGSIPDSISSFEILMELQLGNNNLSGTVPRMPKSLRTALNLGSNLFSGLIPSYLGDLSQLEILDLSNNKFSGEVPASLTTIQSLIELDLSDNLLSGVLPNFPSFVRVITTGNKDLIISNSSSHTNTSSNPIRTKGKRHILLIIMVIIGAVIGMGLTAAVLLLIISKRFDRVKDEGPQPEENLPQVISGCFITVNSIHRSSIDFTKTMEVVSNPANIIMKSRFSTYYKAVMPNGVSYSVKKLNWTDKIFQMGSHERFGQELEVLGKLSNSNVMVPXAYVLTEDSAYLFYEHVHKGTVFDFLHKDSENALDWPSRYSIALGVAQGLTFLHGCDQPVLLLDLSTKSVRLKSVKEPQIGDIELCKVIDPSKSTGSLSMVAGSVGYVPPEYAYTMRITMAGNVYSFGVILLELLTRKPPVSQGTELAKWALSYSTRPEEREKILDSRVSKASLAVQSQMLSVLKVALACVSISPEARPKMRNVLRMLFNAR, encoded by the exons ATGGAGAGGTATGCTCGtgtcttctttcttcctttattCCTCTTCTTGTGCTGTTTCTCTTCCTTCTTTGTTTATGGTTTGGCTGCCAATTCGTTCCAACTAATCCAAAACCAGAGAGAGATCATGACTAATCTCTCTATGAACCTCCCAACGTCTCAAACTATTGGGGTGTGGAACACCACCACGGACACGTGCCGTTGGGTTGGGGTGACCTGCTCCCCTCCGCCCTCCTCCGTTGTGACCGCTCTCTCCTTGTCCGGCTTCGGCCTCTCCACCGCCAACTCCTCCTTGGTCGCCCGCTTCTTTGACCTCCTCTGCCGCCTACACGACCTCAAGTCCCTCGACCTCTCTCAGAACTCTCTCACCACCATCATCCCCAGCTCCTCCTTCTCC AACTGCCGCGGGCTCTCCGGATTGGAGTCCCTCAACCTCAGCAACAATGGTATGACCGGTCCTCTGCCTAGTTTCTCGGGTTTTGGGGCTTTGCAGTCCTTGGATTTATCTTATAATTCCTTATACGGAGCCTTGGATTCCGGGCTGGAAAAGCTCCCCAGATTGAAACTTCTGAATCTTTCCTTCAATTTCTTCAACGCTACCATCCCAGCTCGAGTTGGTGGTGCAACAGCTCCGAGCTTGGAGGTTCTGGTGCTCTCCGCCAATCGTTTTCACGGCGAAATCCCCGAACGGATTTTTGACTATGAGAACCTCACGTTGCtggatctcagtcaaaatatgctAACTGGGTCTCTTCCGGATGGGATCGATAGGCTTTCCAAGTTGGAagttctcctcctttcttccaaTAACCTCACTGGGATAATCCCGACTAGTTTAGCAACGATCAAGACCCTGTCTCGATTCACTGCCAACGAGAACCATTTCAGTGGCTCGATTCCTCGTGGAATTACGACTCATGCGAGTATTTTGGACCTCAGCTACAATAGTCTCACCGGGGAGATCCCATCAGACCTCCTCTCGCCGCGGAATTTAGAGTTTGTGGATCTGTCCAGCAATCACCTTCAAGGACCCATTCCTGGGAATTTGTCACAAAGCAGGGTCTACCGTCTGCGACTTGGCAATAACAATCTCAAGGGAAGCATTCCATCAACAATTGGGAAGCTTTCCAATTTGACATATCTAGAGTTGAATGGCAATGCATTGGGTGGAGAGATTCCATCTGGGCTGGGGAATTGTACAAAACTGATGCTGTTGGACCTATCTTCCAATCAATTGCAAGGGAATTTGACAAAGGAATTGGGTTACCTTGAACAATTAGTGGTCTTGAAGCTTCAAAACAACAATCTTACTGGAGAAATACCTGATGAACTCTTGAAGTTTCGGAATTTGAGCACTCTTGATCTCAGCCAGAACTTGCTCACTGGTGAGATACCTCCAGCAATTTCCAACTTAAACAAGCTTTCAGTTCTGAGTTTGCAAAGCAACAGATTCTGTGGTTCAATACCTGACAGCATCAGTAGCTTCGAGATTCTGATGGAACTGCAGTTGGGAAACAACAACCTGAGTGGAACTGTTCCGAGAATGCCAAAGAGCTTGAGGACAGCTCTGAATCTCGGTAGCAACCTCTTCAGTGGACTCATACCTTCCTATCTCGGTGATTTATCTCAGTTGGAGATTCTCGACCTCTCGAACAATAAATTTAGTGGTGAAGTTCCAGCTTCTCTTACTACAATTCAAAGCCTGATAGAATTGGATCTCTCTGACAATCTGCTTTCTGGAGTGCTTCCAAATTTTCCTTCGTTTGTCAGAGTCATAACCACTGGAAATAAGGATCTCATCATCTCAAATTCAAGCTCTCACACCAATACAAGCTCTAACCCAATCCGAACGAAAGGAAAACGACATATTTTACTCATTATCATGGTTATCATCGGTGCTGTCATTGGCATGGGGCTGACAGCAGCCGTTCTTCTGTTAATCATTTCCAAGCGCTTTGATCGGGTGAAAGATGAAGGTCCACAGCCAGAAGAGAACCTTCCTCAAGTTATAAGTGGATGTTTCATAACTGTAAATAGTATTCATAGGTCCAGTATCGACTTCACCAAAACTATGGAAGTGGTTAGTAATCCGGCCAACATAATAATGAAATCTAGGTTCTCCACCTACTACAAAGCTGTGATGCCCAATGGAGTCAGCTATTCTGTGAAGAAACTCAACTGGACTGACAAGATTTTCCAAATGGGGAGCCATGAAAGGTTCGGGCAAGAACTGGAGGTCCTAGGAAAGCTGAGCAATTCCAATGTTATGGTTC TGGCATATGTCTTGACCGAAGATAGTGCTTACCTGTTCTATGAACACGTACACAAGGGAACTGTGTTTGATTTCCTTCACAAGGACTCAGAAAATGCTTTGGATTGGCCATCTCGTTACAGCATAGCATTGGGGGTAGCTCAAGGACTGACTTTTCTCCATGGGTGCGATCAACCAGTTCTCCTTCTTGATCTTTCAACGAAGAGTGTTCGCCTGAAGTCGGTTAAGGAGCCTCAGATAGGAGATATTGAGCTTTGCAAAGTCATTGATCCTTCCAAAAGCACGGGGAGCCTTTCTATGGTTGCTGGCTCGGTTGGGTACGTTCCTCCAG AGTACGCATACACTATGAGGATAACCATGGCCGGCAATGTATATAGTTTCGGTGTCATCTTGCTGGAACTGCTGACCAGAAAACCACCAGTGAGTCAGGGAACTGAGTTAGCCAAGTGGGCACTGAGCTATTCGACCAG
- the LOC105037283 gene encoding LOW QUALITY PROTEIN: uncharacterized protein (The sequence of the model RefSeq protein was modified relative to this genomic sequence to represent the inferred CDS: inserted 1 base in 1 codon), translating to MERYACVFFLPLFLFLCCFSFFFFYGLAANSFQLIQNQSDIMTDLSNSLPTSQTIWMWNTTTDTCRWVGVTCSPAPSSVVTNLSLSGFRLSTTNSSLVARFFDLLCRLDHLKSLDLSRNSLTTIPGSFFSNCSGLSGLKSLNLSYNGLTGPLPSFSGFGALQSLDLSYNSLYGDVDSGLEKLTRLKLLNLSGNFFNATIPARVGGATRPSLEVLMLSANRFHGEIPKRIFDYENLTLLDLSQNMLTGSLPDGIERLSKLEVLLLSSNNLAGIIPTSLATIKTLSRFTANENHFSGSIPRGITTQASVLDLSYNSLTGEIPSDLLSPRHLEFVDLSSNHLQGPIPGSLSQRLYRLRLGNNNLNGSIPSTIGELSNLTYLELNDNELGGEISSGLGNCKNLMLLDLSSNRLQGTLTKELGYLQQLVVLKLQDNRLSGEIPDELLKFGNLSTLDLSQNLLTGEIPPAISNLNKLSVLNLQSNSFNGSIPVSISSFENLIQLQLANNKLRETVPRMPXSLRIALNLSSNLFSGLIPSYLGDLSQLEILDLSNNHFSGEIPTSLTTIQSLIELNLSDNQLSGVLPKFPSFVNVIATGNKDLIISSNSSSHTNTSSNPIRTKGKRNILLIIMVMIVPFVGGFIVSVSAAAVIQQCLNQGKSNRQNARRHAFHSNRLFPENSIERLRRFQHWQYTRSLS from the exons ATGGAGAGGTATGCTTgtgtcttcttccttcctttattCCTCTTCTTGTGttgtttctctttcttctttttttatggttTGGCTGCCAATTCGTTCCAACTAATCCAAAACCAGAGTGATATCATGACCGATCTCTCTAATAGCCTCCCAACATCTCAAACTATTTGGATGTGGAACACCACCACGGACACGTGCCGTTGGGTTGGGGTGACCTGCTCCCCTGCGCCCTCCTCCGTTGTGACCAATCTCTCCTTGTCCGGCTTCCGCCTCTCCACCACCAACTCCTCCTTGGTAGCCCGCTTCTTTGACCTCCTCTGCCGTCTGGACCACCTTAAGTCCCTCGACCTCTCTCGGAACTCACTCAccaccatccccggctccttcttctccaactgcagcgGGCTCTCCGGATTAAAGTCCCTCAACCTCAGCTACAATGGTTTGACCGGTCCTCTGCCTAGTTTCTCGGGTTTTGGGGCTTTGCAGTCCTTGGATTTATCTTATAATTCCTTATACGGAGACGTGGATTCCGGGCTGGAAAAGCTCACCAGATTGAAACTTCTGAATCTTTCCGGCAATTTCTTCAACGCTACCATCCCAGCTCGAGTTGGTGGTGCAACACGTCCGAGCTTGGAGGTTCTGATGCTCTCCGCCAATCGTTTTCACGGCGAAATCCCCAAACGGATTTTTGACTATGAGAACCTCACGTTGCtggatctcagtcaaaatatgctAACTGGGTCTCTTCCGGATGGGATCGAGAGGCTTTCCAAGTTGGAagttctcctcctttcttccaaTAACCTCGCTGGGATAATTCCGACTAGTTTGGCAACGATCAAGACCCTGTCTCGATTCACTGCCAACGAGAACCATTTCAGTGGCTCGATTCCTCGTGGAATCACTACTCAAGCGAGTGTTTTGGACCTCAGCTACAATAGTCTCACCGGGGAGATCCCGTCAGACCTCCTCTCGCCGCGGCATTTAGAGTTTGTGGATCTGTCCAGCAATCACCTTCAAGGACCCATTCCTGGGAGTTTGTCACAAAGGCTCTACCGTCTGCGACTTGGCAATAACAATCTCAATGGAAGCATTCCATCAACAATTGGAGAGCTTTCGAATTTGACATATCTAGAGTTGAATGACAATGAATTGGGTGGAGAGATTTCATCTGGGCTGGGGAACTGTAAGAATCTGATGCTGTTGGATCTATCTTCCAATCGGTTGCAAGGGACTTTGACTAAGGAATTGGGTTACCTTCAACAACTAGTGGTCTTGAAGCTTCAAGACAACAGACTTAGTGGAGAAATACCCGATGAACTCTTGAAGTTTGGGAATTTGAGCACTCTTGATCTCAGCCAGAACTTGCTCACTGGTGAGATACCTCCAGCAATTTCCAACTTAAACAAGCTTTCAGTTCTGAATTTACAAAGCAACAGCTTCAATGGTTCAATACCTGTTAGCATCAGTAGCTTCGAGAATCTGATACAACTGCAGTTGGCAAACAACAAACTGAGAGAAACAGTTCCGAGAATGC AAAGCTTGAGGATAGCTCTGAATCTCAGTAGCAACCTCTTCAGTGGACTCATACCTTCCTATCTCGGTGATTTATCTCAGTTGGAAATTCTCGACCTCTCAAACAATCATTTTAGTGGTGAAATTCCAACCTCTCTTACTACAATTCAAAGCCTGATAGAATTGAATCTCTCTGACAATCAACTTTCTGGAGTGCTTCCAAAATTTCCTTCATTTGTCAATGTCATAGCCACTGgaaataaggatctgatcatcagctCAAATTCAAGCTCTCACACCAATACAAGCTCTAACCCAATTCGAACGAAAGGAAAACGAAATATTTTACTCATTATTATGGTTATGATTGTGCCTTTTGTTGGAGGCTTCATTGTTTCAGTCTCCGCGGCTGCAGTTATCCAACAGTGCTTGAATCAGGGGAAAAGCAACCGCCAAAATGCAAGGAGACATGCTTTCCACTCCAATAGACTTTTCCCCGAAAACTCCATTGAGAGATTGAGAAGGTTCCAGCACTGGCAATACACCAGAAGCCTCAGTTAA
- the LOC140851718 gene encoding uncharacterized protein, producing MESWDGVTDPCSWDGVTCSPAPSSVVTSLSLSGFGLSATNSSLVARLFDLLCRLHYLKSLDLSRNSLTTIPGSFFSNCSGLSGLESLNLSYNALTGPLPSFSGFGALQSLDLSFNSFHGAVNSGLEKLTRLKILDLFGNFFNSTIPAPVGGATAPSLEVLVLSINSFHGEIPERIFDYENLTVLDLSQNKLTGSIPDGIARLFKLEVLLLSSNYLSGRIPSSLAMIKTLYRFAANQNNFTGSIPRNITTHASVVALSYNSLTGEIPSDLLSPRNLEFVDLSSNHLQGPIPRNLSQSLYRLRLGNNNLYGSIPSTTGELSNLTYLELNDNALGGEILSGLGNCKNLMLLDLSFNQLQGHLTKELGYLGQLVVLKLQNNKLSGEIPDQILQFRYLSTLDLSQNWLTGEIPDSISSFENLMELQLGNNNLSGTVPRMPMSLSTALNLSSNLFNGQIPSCLGNLSELEILDLSNNKFSGEVPTSLTTIQSLIELNLSDNQLSGVLPKFPSFVNVIATGNKDLIIISNTTRTETEIKISDVFVMIEAFIGGFIVSILVAAVIQKFLNRGKSNHQNARRHSLHSNRPFPVNSIERLRRFQHWQYARNLRGYLVY from the exons ATGGAGAG TTGGGATGGGGTGACGGACCCTTGCAGTTGGGATGGGGTGACCTGCTCCCCTGCGCCCTCCTCCGTTGTGACATCTCTCTCCTTGTCCGGCTTCGGTCTCTCCGCCACCAACTCCTCCTTGGTCGCCCGCTTGTTTGACCTCCTCTGCCGCCTACACTACCTCAAGTCCCTCGACCTCTCTCGGAACTCACTCAccaccatccccggctccttcttctccaactgcagcgGGCTCTCCGGATTAGAGTCCCTCAACCTCAGCTACAATGCTTTGACCGGTCCTCTGCCTAGTTTCTCGGGTTTTGGGGCTTTGCAGTCCTTGGATTTATCTTTTAATTCCTTCCACGGAGCCGTGAATTCCGGGCTGGAAAAACTCACCAGATTGAAAATTTTGGATCTTTTCGGCAATTTCTTCAACAGCACCATCCCAGCTCCAGTTGGTGGTGCAACAGCTCCGAGCTTGGAGGTTCTGGTGCTCTCCATCAATAGTTTTCACGGTGAAATCCCCGAACGGATTTTTGATTATGAGAACCTCACGGTGCTGGATCTCAGTCAAAATAAGCTAACTGGGTCTATTCCGGATGGCATCGCGAGGCTTTTCAAGTTGGAagttctcctcctttcttccaaTTATCTCAGTGGGAGAATCCCAAGTAGTTTGGCAATGATCAAGACTCTGTATCGATTCGCTGCCAACCAGAACAACTTCACTGGCTCGATACCTCGTAATATTACTACTCATGCGAGTGTTGTGGCCCTCAGCTACAATAGTCTCACCGGGGAGATCCCATCAGACCTCCTCTCCCCGCGGAATTTAGAGTTTGTGGATCTGTCCAGCAATCACCTTCAAGGACCCATACCTCGGAATTTGTCACAAAGCCTCTACCGTCTGCGACTTGGCAATAACAATCTCTATGGAAGCATTCCATCAACAACTGGGGAGCTTTCCAATTTGACATATCTAGAGTTGAATGACAATGCATTGGGTGGAGAGATTTTATCTGGGCTGGGGAACTGTAAGAATCTGATGCTGTTGGATCTTTCTTTCAATCAGTTGCAAGGGCATTTGACAAAGGAATTGGGTTACCTTGGACAACTAGTGGTCTTGAAGCTTCAAAACAACAAACTTAGTGGAGAAATACCTGATCAAATATTGCAGTTTCGGTATCTGAGCACTCTTGATCTCAGCCAGAACTGGCTCACTGGTGAGATACCTGACAGCATCAGTAGCTTCGAGAATCTGATGGAACTGCAGTTGGGAAACAACAACCTGAGTGGAACCGTTCCGAGAATGCCAATGAGCTTGAGTACAGCTCTGAATCTCAGTAGCAACCTCTTCAACGGACAAATACCTTCCTGTCTCGGTAATTTATCTGAGTTGGAGATTCTCGACCTCTCAAACAATAAATTCAGTGGTGAAGTTCCAACTTCTCTTACTACAATTCAAAGCCTGATAGAATTGAATCTCTCTGACAATCAGCTTTCTGGAGTGCTTCCAAAATTTCCTTCATTTGTCAATGTCATAGCCACTGgaaataaggatctgatcatcatCTCAAACacaactagaactgaaactgagaTAAAAATTTCTGATGTCTTTGTTATGATTGAGgcttttattggaggcttcattgTTTCCATCTTAGTGGCTGCGGTTATCCAAAAGTTCTTGAATCGGGGAAAAAGTAACCACCAAAATGCAAGGAGACATTCTTTGCACTCCAACAGACCTTTCCCTGTAAACTCCATTGAGAGATTGAGAAGGTTCCAGCACTGGCAATACGCCAGAAACCTCAG GGGATATTTAGTGTATTGA